In one window of Notolabrus celidotus isolate fNotCel1 chromosome 15, fNotCel1.pri, whole genome shotgun sequence DNA:
- the LOC117826584 gene encoding serine/threonine-protein kinase tousled-like 1-B isoform X3: MSVQSNSGSGGGSLEATPSWSQLSSSPTISQQHITATAKSKEGPMEELHSLDPRRQELLEARFTGAVSGNTVGSTGSTSGGAKGLANESSNHSYGSLGSSSDKESETPEKKHSETSRGRKRKADTYSESSQGKTSTRGPKISDYFDFQGGNGSSPVRGLPSARRSPQSSHSAPGSIIRQNSSSPTSLCFGEHNPKASSSKSVQTELTGLKLAALESNKSLDLEKKEGRIDDLLRANCDLRRQIDEQQKLLEKYKERLNKCITMSKKLLIEKSTQEKQSCREKSMQDRLRLGHFTTVRHGASYTEQWTDGYAFQNLIKQQEGINQQREDIERQRKLLAKRKPPNPASPSVSVASSSEPKQRKTKVVNGNDSDPFLKPSLPQLLTLAEYHEQEEIFKLRLGHLKKEEAEIQAELERLERVRNLHIRELKRINNEDSSAFKDHPTLNERYLLLHLLGRGGFSEVYKAFDLFEQRYAAVKIHQLNKNWREEKKENYHKHACREYRIHKQLDHPRIVKLYDYFSLDTDTFCTVLEFCEGNDLDFYLKQNKLMSEKEARSIVMQIVSALRYLNEIKPPIIHYDLKPGNILLVDGTACGEIKITDFGLSKIMDDDNYGVDGMDLTSQGAGTYWYLPPECFVVGKEPPKISNKVDVWSVGVIFFQCLYGRKPFGHNQSQQDILQENTILKATEVQFPAKPQASTEAKAFIRRCLAYRKEDRFDVHQLCSDSYLLPHMRRSNSSGSLQPSASSLPAY, translated from the exons ATGAGTGTCCAAAGTAACAGTGGAAGTGGTGGTGGAAGTTTGGAGGCGACGCCATCTTGGTCGCAGCTCTCCTCGTCCCCAACGATTTCTCAACAACATATAACGGCGACCGCAAAGAGCAAGGAAG GCCCCATGGAGGAGCTGCACAGCCTGGACCCCAGGAgacaggagctgctggaggcCAGGTTTACTGGAGCCGTCAGCGGGAACACGGTCGGGAGCACCGGGAGCACCAGCGGAGGAGCTAAG GGGCTGGCCAACGAGTCCTCCAACCACAGCTACGGCAGTCTGGGCTCTTCTAGTGACAAGGAGTCGGAG ACCCCGGAGAAGAAGCACTCTGAAACGTCCAGGGGGAGGAAAAGGAAAGCTGACACCTATTCAGAGAGTAGTCAAG gaaagACGTCCACACGTGGGCCCAAGATCAGCGACTACTTTGAT TTCCAGGGTGGGAATGGTTCCAGTCCAGTCAGAGGCCTCCCATCAGCTCGCCGCTCTCCACAGAGCTCCCACTCCGCCCCTGGCTCAATC ATCCGACAGAACAGTTCCTCTCCTACCAGTCTGTGTTTTGGGGAACACAATCCAAAAGCCTCCTCCAGCAAGAGTGTCCAG ACGGAGTTAACTGGCTTGAAGCTCGCTGCTCTGGAGAGCAACAAGAGTCTGGACCTGGAGAAAAAAGAGGGGCGAATAGATGATCTTCTCAGG gctaactgtgacCTGCGCAGACAGATAGATGAACAGCAGAAACTCCTGGAGAAATACAAGGAGAGGCTGAATAAATGTATCACCATGAGCAAGAAGCTGCTCATAGAGAAG AGCACACAGGAGAAGCAGTCGTGTCGGGAGAAGAGCATGCAGGACCGTCTACGTCTAGGTCACTTCACCACCGTCAGACACGGAGCATCCTACACGGAGCAGTGGACCGATGGATACGCATTCCAAAACCTGATCAA gcaGCAGGAGGGCATCAACCAGCAGAGGGAGGACATTGAGCGACAGAGGAAGCTGCTGGCCAAGAGGAAGCCTCCAAACCCTGCGTCTCCCTCCGTTTCTGTAGCCTCCTCCTCTGAACCCAAGCAGCGCAAAACTAAAGTGGTCAACGGCAACGACTCAGATCCCTTCCTCAAACCGTCCCTGCCACAGCT ACTGACCCTCGCTGAGTACCACGAGCAGGAGGAAATCTTCAAGCTGCGCCTCGGACATCTGAAGAAG gaggaagcagagaTCCAGGCAGAGCTGGAGCGGCTTGAGCGGGTGAGGAATCTGCACATCAGAGAGCTGAAGAGGATAAACAACGAGGACAGCTCAGC GTTTAAAGACCATCCCACCCTGAACGAGAGGTATCTGCTGCTGCACTTGCTGGGCAGGGGCGGCTTCAGTGAGGTTTATAAG GCTTTTGACCTGTTTGAGCAGCGCTATGCAGCTGTCAAAATCCACCAGCTCAACAAGaactggagagaggagaagaaagaaaactacCACAA GCATGCATGCAGGGAGTACCGGATACACAAGCAGCTGGACCATCCAAGAATAGTCAAACTGTACGACTACTTCTCCCTGGATACTGACAC GTTCTGCACGGTTCTGGAGTTCTGTGAAGGAAACGACCTGGACTTCTACCTGAAACAAAACAAGCTGATGTCAGAGAAAGAGGCTCGCTCCATCGTCATGCAGATCGTCAGCGCCCTGCGCTACCTCAACGAGATCAAACCGCCCATAATCCACTACGACCTCAAACCTG GTAACATCTTATTGGTAGACGGCACTGCATGTGGAGAAATCAAGATCACTGACTTTGGCCTGTCGAAGATCATGGATGATGACAACTACGGCGTGGATGGGATGGACCTCACGTCACAAGGAGCTGGAACCTACTG GTACCTCCCTCCAGAGTGTTTTGTGGTGGGAAAGGAGCCGCCTAAAATCTCCAACAAGGTGGACGTCTGGTCTGTGGGAGTGATCTTCTTCCAGTGCCTCTACGGACGCAAG CCGTTTGGTCACAACCAGTCACAGCAGGAcattctgcaggaaaacacCATCCTCAAGGCCACTGAGGTCCAGTTCCCCGCTAAACCACAGGCCAGCACAGAGGCCAAG GCGTTTATTCGCCGCTGTCTGGCCTACCGCAAGGAGGACCGCTTCGATGTTCACCAGCTGTGCTCGGACTCGTACCTCCTCCCTCACATGAGACGCTCGAACTCCTCGGGCTCCCTGCAGCCGTctgcctcctccctccctgcctaCTGA
- the LOC117826584 gene encoding serine/threonine-protein kinase tousled-like 1-B isoform X1, with translation MSVQSNSGSGGGSLEATPSWSQLSSSPTISQQHITATAKSKEGPMEELHSLDPRRQELLEARFTGAVSGNTVGSTGSTSGGAKGLANESSNHSYGSLGSSSDKESENSDLKRGSSPAYSTPEKKHSETSRGRKRKADTYSESSQGKTSTRGPKISDYFDFQGGNGSSPVRGLPSARRSPQSSHSAPGSIIRQNSSSPTSLCFGEHNPKASSSKSVQTELTGLKLAALESNKSLDLEKKEGRIDDLLRANCDLRRQIDEQQKLLEKYKERLNKCITMSKKLLIEKSTQEKQSCREKSMQDRLRLGHFTTVRHGASYTEQWTDGYAFQNLIKQQEGINQQREDIERQRKLLAKRKPPNPASPSVSVASSSEPKQRKTKVVNGNDSDPFLKPSLPQLLTLAEYHEQEEIFKLRLGHLKKEEAEIQAELERLERVRNLHIRELKRINNEDSSAFKDHPTLNERYLLLHLLGRGGFSEVYKAFDLFEQRYAAVKIHQLNKNWREEKKENYHKHACREYRIHKQLDHPRIVKLYDYFSLDTDTFCTVLEFCEGNDLDFYLKQNKLMSEKEARSIVMQIVSALRYLNEIKPPIIHYDLKPGNILLVDGTACGEIKITDFGLSKIMDDDNYGVDGMDLTSQGAGTYWYLPPECFVVGKEPPKISNKVDVWSVGVIFFQCLYGRKPFGHNQSQQDILQENTILKATEVQFPAKPQASTEAKAFIRRCLAYRKEDRFDVHQLCSDSYLLPHMRRSNSSGSLQPSASSLPAY, from the exons ATGAGTGTCCAAAGTAACAGTGGAAGTGGTGGTGGAAGTTTGGAGGCGACGCCATCTTGGTCGCAGCTCTCCTCGTCCCCAACGATTTCTCAACAACATATAACGGCGACCGCAAAGAGCAAGGAAG GCCCCATGGAGGAGCTGCACAGCCTGGACCCCAGGAgacaggagctgctggaggcCAGGTTTACTGGAGCCGTCAGCGGGAACACGGTCGGGAGCACCGGGAGCACCAGCGGAGGAGCTAAG GGGCTGGCCAACGAGTCCTCCAACCACAGCTACGGCAGTCTGGGCTCTTCTAGTGACAAGGAGTCGGAG AACTCTGATTTGAAAAGAGGGAGCTCCCCTGCCTACTCA ACCCCGGAGAAGAAGCACTCTGAAACGTCCAGGGGGAGGAAAAGGAAAGCTGACACCTATTCAGAGAGTAGTCAAG gaaagACGTCCACACGTGGGCCCAAGATCAGCGACTACTTTGAT TTCCAGGGTGGGAATGGTTCCAGTCCAGTCAGAGGCCTCCCATCAGCTCGCCGCTCTCCACAGAGCTCCCACTCCGCCCCTGGCTCAATC ATCCGACAGAACAGTTCCTCTCCTACCAGTCTGTGTTTTGGGGAACACAATCCAAAAGCCTCCTCCAGCAAGAGTGTCCAG ACGGAGTTAACTGGCTTGAAGCTCGCTGCTCTGGAGAGCAACAAGAGTCTGGACCTGGAGAAAAAAGAGGGGCGAATAGATGATCTTCTCAGG gctaactgtgacCTGCGCAGACAGATAGATGAACAGCAGAAACTCCTGGAGAAATACAAGGAGAGGCTGAATAAATGTATCACCATGAGCAAGAAGCTGCTCATAGAGAAG AGCACACAGGAGAAGCAGTCGTGTCGGGAGAAGAGCATGCAGGACCGTCTACGTCTAGGTCACTTCACCACCGTCAGACACGGAGCATCCTACACGGAGCAGTGGACCGATGGATACGCATTCCAAAACCTGATCAA gcaGCAGGAGGGCATCAACCAGCAGAGGGAGGACATTGAGCGACAGAGGAAGCTGCTGGCCAAGAGGAAGCCTCCAAACCCTGCGTCTCCCTCCGTTTCTGTAGCCTCCTCCTCTGAACCCAAGCAGCGCAAAACTAAAGTGGTCAACGGCAACGACTCAGATCCCTTCCTCAAACCGTCCCTGCCACAGCT ACTGACCCTCGCTGAGTACCACGAGCAGGAGGAAATCTTCAAGCTGCGCCTCGGACATCTGAAGAAG gaggaagcagagaTCCAGGCAGAGCTGGAGCGGCTTGAGCGGGTGAGGAATCTGCACATCAGAGAGCTGAAGAGGATAAACAACGAGGACAGCTCAGC GTTTAAAGACCATCCCACCCTGAACGAGAGGTATCTGCTGCTGCACTTGCTGGGCAGGGGCGGCTTCAGTGAGGTTTATAAG GCTTTTGACCTGTTTGAGCAGCGCTATGCAGCTGTCAAAATCCACCAGCTCAACAAGaactggagagaggagaagaaagaaaactacCACAA GCATGCATGCAGGGAGTACCGGATACACAAGCAGCTGGACCATCCAAGAATAGTCAAACTGTACGACTACTTCTCCCTGGATACTGACAC GTTCTGCACGGTTCTGGAGTTCTGTGAAGGAAACGACCTGGACTTCTACCTGAAACAAAACAAGCTGATGTCAGAGAAAGAGGCTCGCTCCATCGTCATGCAGATCGTCAGCGCCCTGCGCTACCTCAACGAGATCAAACCGCCCATAATCCACTACGACCTCAAACCTG GTAACATCTTATTGGTAGACGGCACTGCATGTGGAGAAATCAAGATCACTGACTTTGGCCTGTCGAAGATCATGGATGATGACAACTACGGCGTGGATGGGATGGACCTCACGTCACAAGGAGCTGGAACCTACTG GTACCTCCCTCCAGAGTGTTTTGTGGTGGGAAAGGAGCCGCCTAAAATCTCCAACAAGGTGGACGTCTGGTCTGTGGGAGTGATCTTCTTCCAGTGCCTCTACGGACGCAAG CCGTTTGGTCACAACCAGTCACAGCAGGAcattctgcaggaaaacacCATCCTCAAGGCCACTGAGGTCCAGTTCCCCGCTAAACCACAGGCCAGCACAGAGGCCAAG GCGTTTATTCGCCGCTGTCTGGCCTACCGCAAGGAGGACCGCTTCGATGTTCACCAGCTGTGCTCGGACTCGTACCTCCTCCCTCACATGAGACGCTCGAACTCCTCGGGCTCCCTGCAGCCGTctgcctcctccctccctgcctaCTGA
- the LOC117826584 gene encoding serine/threonine-protein kinase tousled-like 1-B isoform X2, producing MSVQSNSGSGGGSLEATPSWSQLSSSPTISQQHITATAKSKEGPMEELHSLDPRRQELLEARFTGAVSGNTVGSTGSTSGGAKGLANESSNHSYGSLGSSSDKESENSDLKRGSSPAYSTPEKKHSETSRGRKRKADTYSESSQGKTSTRGPKISDYFDGGNGSSPVRGLPSARRSPQSSHSAPGSIIRQNSSSPTSLCFGEHNPKASSSKSVQTELTGLKLAALESNKSLDLEKKEGRIDDLLRANCDLRRQIDEQQKLLEKYKERLNKCITMSKKLLIEKSTQEKQSCREKSMQDRLRLGHFTTVRHGASYTEQWTDGYAFQNLIKQQEGINQQREDIERQRKLLAKRKPPNPASPSVSVASSSEPKQRKTKVVNGNDSDPFLKPSLPQLLTLAEYHEQEEIFKLRLGHLKKEEAEIQAELERLERVRNLHIRELKRINNEDSSAFKDHPTLNERYLLLHLLGRGGFSEVYKAFDLFEQRYAAVKIHQLNKNWREEKKENYHKHACREYRIHKQLDHPRIVKLYDYFSLDTDTFCTVLEFCEGNDLDFYLKQNKLMSEKEARSIVMQIVSALRYLNEIKPPIIHYDLKPGNILLVDGTACGEIKITDFGLSKIMDDDNYGVDGMDLTSQGAGTYWYLPPECFVVGKEPPKISNKVDVWSVGVIFFQCLYGRKPFGHNQSQQDILQENTILKATEVQFPAKPQASTEAKAFIRRCLAYRKEDRFDVHQLCSDSYLLPHMRRSNSSGSLQPSASSLPAY from the exons ATGAGTGTCCAAAGTAACAGTGGAAGTGGTGGTGGAAGTTTGGAGGCGACGCCATCTTGGTCGCAGCTCTCCTCGTCCCCAACGATTTCTCAACAACATATAACGGCGACCGCAAAGAGCAAGGAAG GCCCCATGGAGGAGCTGCACAGCCTGGACCCCAGGAgacaggagctgctggaggcCAGGTTTACTGGAGCCGTCAGCGGGAACACGGTCGGGAGCACCGGGAGCACCAGCGGAGGAGCTAAG GGGCTGGCCAACGAGTCCTCCAACCACAGCTACGGCAGTCTGGGCTCTTCTAGTGACAAGGAGTCGGAG AACTCTGATTTGAAAAGAGGGAGCTCCCCTGCCTACTCA ACCCCGGAGAAGAAGCACTCTGAAACGTCCAGGGGGAGGAAAAGGAAAGCTGACACCTATTCAGAGAGTAGTCAAG gaaagACGTCCACACGTGGGCCCAAGATCAGCGACTACTTTGAT GGTGGGAATGGTTCCAGTCCAGTCAGAGGCCTCCCATCAGCTCGCCGCTCTCCACAGAGCTCCCACTCCGCCCCTGGCTCAATC ATCCGACAGAACAGTTCCTCTCCTACCAGTCTGTGTTTTGGGGAACACAATCCAAAAGCCTCCTCCAGCAAGAGTGTCCAG ACGGAGTTAACTGGCTTGAAGCTCGCTGCTCTGGAGAGCAACAAGAGTCTGGACCTGGAGAAAAAAGAGGGGCGAATAGATGATCTTCTCAGG gctaactgtgacCTGCGCAGACAGATAGATGAACAGCAGAAACTCCTGGAGAAATACAAGGAGAGGCTGAATAAATGTATCACCATGAGCAAGAAGCTGCTCATAGAGAAG AGCACACAGGAGAAGCAGTCGTGTCGGGAGAAGAGCATGCAGGACCGTCTACGTCTAGGTCACTTCACCACCGTCAGACACGGAGCATCCTACACGGAGCAGTGGACCGATGGATACGCATTCCAAAACCTGATCAA gcaGCAGGAGGGCATCAACCAGCAGAGGGAGGACATTGAGCGACAGAGGAAGCTGCTGGCCAAGAGGAAGCCTCCAAACCCTGCGTCTCCCTCCGTTTCTGTAGCCTCCTCCTCTGAACCCAAGCAGCGCAAAACTAAAGTGGTCAACGGCAACGACTCAGATCCCTTCCTCAAACCGTCCCTGCCACAGCT ACTGACCCTCGCTGAGTACCACGAGCAGGAGGAAATCTTCAAGCTGCGCCTCGGACATCTGAAGAAG gaggaagcagagaTCCAGGCAGAGCTGGAGCGGCTTGAGCGGGTGAGGAATCTGCACATCAGAGAGCTGAAGAGGATAAACAACGAGGACAGCTCAGC GTTTAAAGACCATCCCACCCTGAACGAGAGGTATCTGCTGCTGCACTTGCTGGGCAGGGGCGGCTTCAGTGAGGTTTATAAG GCTTTTGACCTGTTTGAGCAGCGCTATGCAGCTGTCAAAATCCACCAGCTCAACAAGaactggagagaggagaagaaagaaaactacCACAA GCATGCATGCAGGGAGTACCGGATACACAAGCAGCTGGACCATCCAAGAATAGTCAAACTGTACGACTACTTCTCCCTGGATACTGACAC GTTCTGCACGGTTCTGGAGTTCTGTGAAGGAAACGACCTGGACTTCTACCTGAAACAAAACAAGCTGATGTCAGAGAAAGAGGCTCGCTCCATCGTCATGCAGATCGTCAGCGCCCTGCGCTACCTCAACGAGATCAAACCGCCCATAATCCACTACGACCTCAAACCTG GTAACATCTTATTGGTAGACGGCACTGCATGTGGAGAAATCAAGATCACTGACTTTGGCCTGTCGAAGATCATGGATGATGACAACTACGGCGTGGATGGGATGGACCTCACGTCACAAGGAGCTGGAACCTACTG GTACCTCCCTCCAGAGTGTTTTGTGGTGGGAAAGGAGCCGCCTAAAATCTCCAACAAGGTGGACGTCTGGTCTGTGGGAGTGATCTTCTTCCAGTGCCTCTACGGACGCAAG CCGTTTGGTCACAACCAGTCACAGCAGGAcattctgcaggaaaacacCATCCTCAAGGCCACTGAGGTCCAGTTCCCCGCTAAACCACAGGCCAGCACAGAGGCCAAG GCGTTTATTCGCCGCTGTCTGGCCTACCGCAAGGAGGACCGCTTCGATGTTCACCAGCTGTGCTCGGACTCGTACCTCCTCCCTCACATGAGACGCTCGAACTCCTCGGGCTCCCTGCAGCCGTctgcctcctccctccctgcctaCTGA
- the LOC117826584 gene encoding serine/threonine-protein kinase tousled-like 1-B isoform X4, whose product MSVQSNSGSGGGSLEATPSWSQLSSSPTISQQHITATAKSKEGPMEELHSLDPRRQELLEARFTGAVSGNTVGSTGSTSGGAKGLANESSNHSYGSLGSSSDKESETPEKKHSETSRGRKRKADTYSESSQGKTSTRGPKISDYFDGGNGSSPVRGLPSARRSPQSSHSAPGSIIRQNSSSPTSLCFGEHNPKASSSKSVQTELTGLKLAALESNKSLDLEKKEGRIDDLLRANCDLRRQIDEQQKLLEKYKERLNKCITMSKKLLIEKSTQEKQSCREKSMQDRLRLGHFTTVRHGASYTEQWTDGYAFQNLIKQQEGINQQREDIERQRKLLAKRKPPNPASPSVSVASSSEPKQRKTKVVNGNDSDPFLKPSLPQLLTLAEYHEQEEIFKLRLGHLKKEEAEIQAELERLERVRNLHIRELKRINNEDSSAFKDHPTLNERYLLLHLLGRGGFSEVYKAFDLFEQRYAAVKIHQLNKNWREEKKENYHKHACREYRIHKQLDHPRIVKLYDYFSLDTDTFCTVLEFCEGNDLDFYLKQNKLMSEKEARSIVMQIVSALRYLNEIKPPIIHYDLKPGNILLVDGTACGEIKITDFGLSKIMDDDNYGVDGMDLTSQGAGTYWYLPPECFVVGKEPPKISNKVDVWSVGVIFFQCLYGRKPFGHNQSQQDILQENTILKATEVQFPAKPQASTEAKAFIRRCLAYRKEDRFDVHQLCSDSYLLPHMRRSNSSGSLQPSASSLPAY is encoded by the exons ATGAGTGTCCAAAGTAACAGTGGAAGTGGTGGTGGAAGTTTGGAGGCGACGCCATCTTGGTCGCAGCTCTCCTCGTCCCCAACGATTTCTCAACAACATATAACGGCGACCGCAAAGAGCAAGGAAG GCCCCATGGAGGAGCTGCACAGCCTGGACCCCAGGAgacaggagctgctggaggcCAGGTTTACTGGAGCCGTCAGCGGGAACACGGTCGGGAGCACCGGGAGCACCAGCGGAGGAGCTAAG GGGCTGGCCAACGAGTCCTCCAACCACAGCTACGGCAGTCTGGGCTCTTCTAGTGACAAGGAGTCGGAG ACCCCGGAGAAGAAGCACTCTGAAACGTCCAGGGGGAGGAAAAGGAAAGCTGACACCTATTCAGAGAGTAGTCAAG gaaagACGTCCACACGTGGGCCCAAGATCAGCGACTACTTTGAT GGTGGGAATGGTTCCAGTCCAGTCAGAGGCCTCCCATCAGCTCGCCGCTCTCCACAGAGCTCCCACTCCGCCCCTGGCTCAATC ATCCGACAGAACAGTTCCTCTCCTACCAGTCTGTGTTTTGGGGAACACAATCCAAAAGCCTCCTCCAGCAAGAGTGTCCAG ACGGAGTTAACTGGCTTGAAGCTCGCTGCTCTGGAGAGCAACAAGAGTCTGGACCTGGAGAAAAAAGAGGGGCGAATAGATGATCTTCTCAGG gctaactgtgacCTGCGCAGACAGATAGATGAACAGCAGAAACTCCTGGAGAAATACAAGGAGAGGCTGAATAAATGTATCACCATGAGCAAGAAGCTGCTCATAGAGAAG AGCACACAGGAGAAGCAGTCGTGTCGGGAGAAGAGCATGCAGGACCGTCTACGTCTAGGTCACTTCACCACCGTCAGACACGGAGCATCCTACACGGAGCAGTGGACCGATGGATACGCATTCCAAAACCTGATCAA gcaGCAGGAGGGCATCAACCAGCAGAGGGAGGACATTGAGCGACAGAGGAAGCTGCTGGCCAAGAGGAAGCCTCCAAACCCTGCGTCTCCCTCCGTTTCTGTAGCCTCCTCCTCTGAACCCAAGCAGCGCAAAACTAAAGTGGTCAACGGCAACGACTCAGATCCCTTCCTCAAACCGTCCCTGCCACAGCT ACTGACCCTCGCTGAGTACCACGAGCAGGAGGAAATCTTCAAGCTGCGCCTCGGACATCTGAAGAAG gaggaagcagagaTCCAGGCAGAGCTGGAGCGGCTTGAGCGGGTGAGGAATCTGCACATCAGAGAGCTGAAGAGGATAAACAACGAGGACAGCTCAGC GTTTAAAGACCATCCCACCCTGAACGAGAGGTATCTGCTGCTGCACTTGCTGGGCAGGGGCGGCTTCAGTGAGGTTTATAAG GCTTTTGACCTGTTTGAGCAGCGCTATGCAGCTGTCAAAATCCACCAGCTCAACAAGaactggagagaggagaagaaagaaaactacCACAA GCATGCATGCAGGGAGTACCGGATACACAAGCAGCTGGACCATCCAAGAATAGTCAAACTGTACGACTACTTCTCCCTGGATACTGACAC GTTCTGCACGGTTCTGGAGTTCTGTGAAGGAAACGACCTGGACTTCTACCTGAAACAAAACAAGCTGATGTCAGAGAAAGAGGCTCGCTCCATCGTCATGCAGATCGTCAGCGCCCTGCGCTACCTCAACGAGATCAAACCGCCCATAATCCACTACGACCTCAAACCTG GTAACATCTTATTGGTAGACGGCACTGCATGTGGAGAAATCAAGATCACTGACTTTGGCCTGTCGAAGATCATGGATGATGACAACTACGGCGTGGATGGGATGGACCTCACGTCACAAGGAGCTGGAACCTACTG GTACCTCCCTCCAGAGTGTTTTGTGGTGGGAAAGGAGCCGCCTAAAATCTCCAACAAGGTGGACGTCTGGTCTGTGGGAGTGATCTTCTTCCAGTGCCTCTACGGACGCAAG CCGTTTGGTCACAACCAGTCACAGCAGGAcattctgcaggaaaacacCATCCTCAAGGCCACTGAGGTCCAGTTCCCCGCTAAACCACAGGCCAGCACAGAGGCCAAG GCGTTTATTCGCCGCTGTCTGGCCTACCGCAAGGAGGACCGCTTCGATGTTCACCAGCTGTGCTCGGACTCGTACCTCCTCCCTCACATGAGACGCTCGAACTCCTCGGGCTCCCTGCAGCCGTctgcctcctccctccctgcctaCTGA
- the LOC117826880 gene encoding Golgi reassembly-stacking protein 2-like produces the protein MGGAQSVEIPGGGSEGYHVLRVQENSPGHRAGLEPFFDFIVSINNTRLNKDNDTLKDLLKASVEKPVKMLVYSSKTLELRESTVTPSNLWGGQGLLGVSIRFCSFEGANENVWHVLEVEPNSPAALAGLRPHTDYIIGADTVMNESEDLFSLIESHEGKGLKLYVYNTDTDNCREVIITPNGAWGGEGSLGCGIGYGYLHRIPTRPFEEGKTISFPGNSPSEPLSPLKDGFTEVQLSAVTPPPTAPAVSTGLEDSLTGLSISTAPPTMPSELQTGLPTVPLLPSSSSPSLSPLTPLNPVTTTTFNPSATLPGLMPLPAGLPPLPNLPNLNLPLPDLSAVSLSGGTLPLGSTVPSLASLPPFNIPGLAPLPPLPTMLPSQLPPLLPQGIAPLLPLSSTAPTASVTVTAAPVLEPVTTDPAVPTEVASTNVSETPAPTETSVSS, from the exons ATGGGAGGTGCGCAGAGTGTGGAGATACCGGGAGGAGGCTCCGAGGGCTACCACGTCCTCCGG GTTCAGGAGAACTCACCTGGACACCGCGCAGGACTGGAGCCCTTCTTTGACTTCATCGTCTCCATCAATAACACAAGACTG AACAAGGACAACGACACCCTGAAAGACCTCCTGAAAGCCAGTGTGGAAAAACCAGTTAAGATGCTGGTCTACTCCTCAAAGACCCTGGAGCTGCGGGAGTCCACAGTCACCCCCAGTAACCTGTGGGGGGGTCAGGGCTTGCTTGGTGTTTCCATCCGTTTCTGCAGCTTTGAGGGAGCCAATGAGAATGTTTGGCATGTGCTG GAAGTGGAGCCTAACTCCCCGGCTGCTCTGGCTGGCTTGCGGCCGCACACTGACTACATCATCGGAGCTGACACCGTCATGAACGAG TCAGAGGATCTGTTCTCTCTGATAGAGAGCCACGAGGGGAAAGGACTGAAGCTCTACGTGTACAACACAGACACTGATAACTGCAGAGAGGTGATCATCACACCCAACGGTGCctggggaggagagggaag cctTGGATGTGGGATTGGTTATGGATACCTTCACAGGATTCCCACCAGACCCTTTGAGGAGGGAAAGACGATCAGCTTCCCCGGAAACTCTCCCAGTGAGCCTCTCAGCCCGCTGAAGGACGGATTCACTGag GTGCAGCTGTCTGCTGTGACCCCTCCACCTACTGCGCCTGCTGTCTCCACTGGCCTTGAGGATTCACTGACGGGCCTGTCAATCAGCACAGCCCCACCCACCATGCCCAGCGAGCTGCAGACAG GTCTGCCCACAGTCCCCCTGCTCCCCTCCTCCAGCAGCCCCTCCCTCAGCCCACTCACTCCACTAAATCCtgtcaccaccaccacctttAACCCCTCCGCCACGCTACCAG gtctgATGCCCCTCCCGGCCGGTTTACCTCCACTCCCTAACCTGCCCAACCTCAACCTGCCGCTCCCAGACCTCAGTGCTGTGTCACTATCAGGCGGCACCTTACCATTAGGATCCACAG TCCCCTCTCTAGCATCTCTCCCACCCTTCAACATCCCCGGTCTTGCCCCATTACCCCCTCTACCCACCATGCTGCCCTCCCAGTTACCCCCTCTTCTCCCTCAGGGAAtcgcccccctcctccccctctcctccaccgcccccacagcctcCGTCACAGTCACAGCAGCTCCTGTCCTCGAGCCTGTCACCACCGACCCCGCAGTCCCTACGGAAGTCGCCTCCACAAACGTCTCCGAAACGCCCGCCCCAACAGAAACATCGGTATCATCGTAA